Genomic window (Streptococcus porcinus):
AGTTATTGCTATGATAGTTGCCTCAAAATCAAAGCAGTATAAGGCTTTAGGTAAAGTAGCAGCATTTCCAGCACTTTTTAATGTTAATGAACCAGTGGTTTTTGGCTTTCCAATTGTCATGAATCCAGTTATGTTTTTACCTTTTGTTCTAGTGCCTGTTTTGGCAGCACTACTTGTCTACGGTTCTATCTCAATCGGCTTTATGCAACCTTTTTCTGGTGTCACGCTTCCTTGGTCGACTCCGGCGATTATCTCTGGCTTTATGGTAGGTGGTTGGCAAGGTGCTCTTATCCAAATTCTTATTTTGGTCTTGTCAACTATCATTTATTTCCCATTCTTTAAGGTTCAAGATAAAATTGCTTATCAAAATGAATTATCCGCTGAGAATCAAAACAAGTAAAAAGTTCCTTCATCTTTCTTAAGTCATCTCGTTCTTAGAGATGGCTTTTTTAAAAATAAGGGACGCGTCAGAAGGTTTATTTTGCACGATCGTGCAAAATAAAATGAATCGATTCTCTTATCATTGGAGACTTCCAAAGTCCTCTGAATATGATACTATAGTTACGAAGGAAAGTTTTTTTATTACGAAAGAAAAAAGGAGAGGCATATGACTGACTTAAAACAATCTTATTTTGGCACACTTACTGATAGGATGAATAACTATCGTGAAGCAGTTTTGACAAAAAAACCTTATATTGATGCGGAACGTGCTATTCTTGTAACAGAAAGCTATCAAAAGCACATGGACAAACCTGCAAATCTTAAACGAGCTTACATGTTACAAAATATCTTGGAAAATATGTCCATTTATATTGAAGATGACAGTTTAATTGCAGGGAACCAGGCTTCCTCTAATAAAGATGCTCCAATCTTCCCCGAATATACCTTAGATTTTGTGATTAAAGAATTAGATCTTTTTGAAAAACGAGACGGAGATGTCTTTTATATCACAGAAGAAACTAAGGAACAACTAAGAGCTATTGCTCCTTTCTGGGAAAATAATAATTTACGAGCACGAGCTGGTGTCCTCCTCCCCAAAGAAGTTGATGTTTATATGGAAACAGGCTTCTTTGGTATGGAAGGAAAGATGAATTCTGGAGATGCACACTTGGCAGTTAACTACCAAAAACTGCTTGAAGAAGGCTTAATAGGTTTTGAAAAACGGGCTCGTGATGCTAAAGCGACACTTGATTTGACTGTGCCAGAGAATATTTATAAGTATCATTTTTATGACTCCGTCTTTATCGTCATTGATGCTGTTAAAACTTATGCAAAACGGTATGCTGACTTAGCACGCCAGTTGGCCCAAAAAGCCGATGATGTCAGAAAAGAAGAACTTCTTGAAATCGCTAGGATTTGTGATAAGGTGCCCTATCAGCCAGCAGAGACGTTTGCTGAAGCGGTTCAATCTGTTTGGTTTATCCAATGTATCCTTCAAATTGAATCTAATGGCCACTCCCTATCTTATGGGCGCTTTGACCAGTATATGTATCCCTATGTTAAAGCGGACTTAGAAGCGGGGCGTGAGACAGAAGCTTCTATTGTAGAACGCTTAACTAATCTTTGGATTAAGACGTTAACGATTAACAAAGTTCGTAGTCAGTCTCATACCTTCTCATCTGCAGGTAGTCCTCTTTACCAAAATGTCACTATCGGCGGGCAAACGAGAGATAAGAAGGATGCTGTTAACCCACTTTCTTACATGGTATTACGCAGTGTTGCCCAGACAAAGCTTCCACAACCGAACTTAACCGTTCGTTATCATAAAGGGTTAGACAAAAGCTTTATGAACGACTGTATTGAGGTTATGAAGCTTGGGTTTGGAATGCCAGCCTTCAATAATGATGAAATTATCATTCCATCCTTCATCAAAAAAGGTGTCTTAGAAGATGATGCTTATGATTATTCAGCAATTGGCTGTGTTGAAACAGCAGTACCAGGGAAATGGGGTTACCGTTGTACAGGGATGAGCTATATTAATTTCCCTAAAATTCTGCTTATTACTATGAATGACGGCATTGATCCATCATCTGGTAAACGCTTTGCTAAGGGGCATGGACATTTTAAAGAGATGACTTCTTACAAAGAGTTGAAAGAAGCCTTTGATGAAACCTTAAGGGAAATCACTCGGATGAGTGTCATAGTTGAGAATGCTATCGATCTTGGATTGGAAGCAGAAGTGCCAGATATTCTCTGTTCAGCTCTAACAGATGATTGTATTGGCCGTGGTAAGACTCTAAAAGAAGGTGGGGCCGTTTATGATTTTATCTCAGGCTTACAAGTTGGCATCGCCAATCTGTCTGATTCCCTAGCGGCGCTGAAAAAATTAGTCTTTGAAGAAAACAAGTTAAGCACAGAAGAATTATGGCATGCTTTGGAAACCGACTTTGCTGGTGACCGAGGAGAAGAAATCCGACAAATGCTGATCAATGATGCACCAAAATATGGTAACGATGATGACTATGCTGATCAGCTTGTTGTGGAAGCCTATGATACTTACATTGATGAAATTGCTAAATACCCTAATACACGATATAATCGTGGTCCTATTGGAGGTATTCGTTATTCAGGCACTTCATCTATTTCTGCTAATGTTGGTCAAGGTAAAGGTACCCTTGCAACACCGGATGGTAGACATGCCGGTACACCTTTAGCAGAAGGATGCTCTCCAGAGCACAGCATGGACAAGAAAGGCCCTACCTCCGTACTTAAATCAGTTTCAAAATTACCGACAGAAGAAATTGTAGGCGGGGTTCTCTTAAACCAGAAAGTTAACCCTCAAACATTGGCCAAAGAAGAGGATAAAATGAAATTAGAGGCGCTCTTAAGAACATTCTTCAATCGTCTTCATGGCTACCACATTCAATACAATGTTGTCTCACGTGAGACCTTGATTGATGCTCAAAAAAATCCTGAAAAACACCGTGATTTGATTGTCCGTGTGGCAGGTTATTCAGCCTTCTTTAACGTTTTATCAAAAGCAACCCAAGATGACATTATAGAAAGAACAGAACACACACTATAGGAGTAAACAAAACAATGGAATATATGTTAGACACTTTAAATTTAGATGAGATAAAAAAGTGGAGTCGGATTTTACCACTAGCTGGCGTCACATCAAACCCAACAATTGCTAAAAAAGAAGGGGCTATTGATTTCTTTGAACGTATCCGAGAGGTGAGAGCAATTGTTGGCGACGAGGCCTCTATTCATGTTCAGGTTGTGGCTCAAGATTATGATGGTATTTTGAAGGATGCTGAGGAAATCCGAAAACAGTGTGGTGAGTCAATATATGTTAAGGTTCCAGTAACTAAAGAAGGCTTAGCGGCTATTAAAACTTTGAAAGCAGAAGGTTACCATATTACAGCAACGGCTATTTATACGACTTTTCAAGGTCTTTTGGCGATAGCGGCTGGTGCTGACTACCTAGCTCCTTACTATAATCGTATGGAAAATCTTAATATTGACCCTGCTGTTGTGATTGGTCAGCTTGCTGAAGCTATTGACCGTGACTTCTCAGAGAGCAAAATTTTAGCGGCTAGTTTTAAAAATGTAAGTCAGATTAATCAAGCTTTTGCTCAGGGAGCTCAAGCTATCACAGCTGGCCCAGATGTCTTTGAAGCTGGCTTTGCGATGCCATCAATTCAAAAAGCAGTTGATGATTTCGGCAAAGATTGGTCTGATAACTACGGTAAGGATATGATTTAGCTCAAAGCTGATATGAGAATTAGCTTTGAGAAAAACTTAAACAATGCTATTAATAAATAGAAACGAGGACTTATCATGAAAATTTTTGCAAGCCCATCACGTTATATCCAAGGAAAAAATGCTCTCTTTGAAAATCATAAGGTTATTCTAAAACTTGGAACTAAGCCAATCTTACTTTGCGACGATACTGTTTATCAGATTATTGGTAAGGATTTTGAAGATTATCTCCATAGACAAGGTATACTAGCTGACCGTGTCCATTTTAATGGTGAAGCATCTGACAATGAGATTAAACGCGTTGTTGCAATCGCTGAGGAACAAAATAATGATCTAATCATTGGATTGGGTGGAGGTAAAACTATTGATAGTGCCAAAGCTATTTCAGATGAATTAGGTGTTCCTGTTGTTATTGCACCAACTGTAGCCTCTACAGATGCTCCGACGTCCGCTTTATCAGTTATCTATACGGATGAGGGGGCTTTTGAAAAATACATTTTTTATGCTAAGAATCCTGACTTAGTCATTGTTGATACACAAGTTATCTGCCAAGCTCCAAAAAGACTATTGGCTTCTGGTATTGCAGATGGTCTGGCAACCTGGGTCGAAGCGAGAGCGGTTTTGCAAAAAAATGGTGAGACAATGGCTGGAGGCCATCAGTCCTTAGCAGGGATTGCGATTGCCAAAGCTTGTGAAGAAACCCTCTTTGCCGATGGCTTGCAAGCGATGGCTAGTTGTGAGCAAAAAATAGTGACCAAAGCCTTGGACAATGTTGTAGAAGCAAATACTTTGCTCAGTGGCTTAGGATTTGAAAGTGCAGGTCTAGCTGCTGCTCACGCTATTCATAATGGCTTTACAGCATTAGAAGGAGATATTCATCATCTGACTCACGGTGAAAAAGTTGCTTACGGCACTTTGACTCAGCTCTTCTTAGAAAATCGCCCTAAAGAAGAAATTAATAAGTACATTTATTTCTATCAAGCGATTGGTATGCCGACAAGTCTAAAAGAGTTGCATTTAGACAATGCTAGCTATGAGGATCTCTTGAAAGTTGGTCAACAAGCAACGATAGCTGGTGAAACAATCCATCAAATGCCATTTGATATTACGGCAGAAGATGTTGCTGCCGCCCTACTTGCAGTTGATGCTTATGTCAAAAACCTTACTCGCTAGTTGATAAATTATAATATTAAGGTAGAAAAAATAACCTTGATTTGAACTGTACCCTAAAAGTTAGATACAAAATCTAACAATTGGGGAGCAGTCCATTGTCAGGGTTATTTTTTTAGGAAAAAAGAACAAGCACCAGCCACTATAAAAGTATCTTAGATTAGGCTAAATAATCAACTACTATTTTTAACAATTTGGTTTGAAAGGTCATATTCAGGTCATAATTATGTTTTATACTTTCCTTATTAGAAAAAGGAGTAATATGTATGAAAGTAGCATGGAAAGAACTGACTTATCAGCCTAAGAAATATCTTTTAATTGAATTTTTAATTGTGATTATGATTTTTATGGTAGTCTTTTTGACGGGTTTGACAAATGGTTTGGGTCGCGCTGTTAGTGCCCAGATTGAAAACTATGGCAAGGTTAATTATTTACTATCAGAGGACTCTGAAGATATTATCAGCTTCTCACATTTTTCTGACCAGACTTTAAAAGAGATAAAGGACCAAAACAAGCAAAAAGTAGCCGGTCTAGCTATCCAAAGAGCGAGTCTCAAAAAGAGTCTAAATTCAGATACGATTGATGTTACTTATTTTGTTGTCGAGGATGGTTCTTTGGTTAATCCTGAGGTTATATCAGGACATAAGCTATCAGCAAGCAAAAATCAGGTTATCCTAGATCAGTCCTTTAAATCTCACGACATTAAGCTGGGTGATAAGCTTCTTGATAGTAGCAGTAAGCATTCACTTGAGGTGGTTGGCTTTGCTAAAGACGCCATGTACGGCCACAGTGCAGTTGCCTTTATGAGACCTCAAACGTTTGCAAGTCTTAAAAAAGAAAGTATGCCTGGTTACAAATGGCAACCGCAAGCCTTTATCTCTCAAGAGACATTTAAAACAAAAGATCTTCCTAAACAAGTGACTCAATTAGGGCAAAAGGCACTTATCGAGAAAATTCCTGGTTATCAGGCAGAGCATTTGACTTTAACCATGATTACCTGGGTTTTACTAGTAGCTTCTTCAGCAATCCTTGGTGTTTTCTTTTATATTTTAACTTTACAAAAATTAAAACAGTTTGGAGTTCTCAAAGCGATTGGTATGTCTATGAGTCAAATTTCTTTGATTCAGATGGGACAAATCACCATGCTTTCCCTCTTAGGTGTCGGTATTGGCATTGGCCTAGCAACTTGTCTAGCGCAAGTCTTACCAGCTAGTATGCCTTTTTATCTAAAGTGGGATCATGTCTTACTTGTAGCGATAAGCTTTATCCTTATCTCAATGATTTGTGGTGCTCTGTCCTTGTTGAAAGTTAGAAAAGTCGATCCTTTAGAAGTTATAGGTGGAAATGGAGAGTAAGATGGCATTATTAGAATTAGAACACATCACTAAAAGTTTTCAAGATGGGGATGGTCGTCGCACCATTCTAAATGACCTTAGTCTAAGTATTCAACAGAATGAATTTGTGGCTATTTTAGGGCCTTCAGGTTCTGGGAAATCAACCCTTTTATCAATCGCAGGGCTTCTATTATCAGCTGATTCTGGCACTATTACGATTGCTGGTCAAGATTTATCTCATTTGAAGCAACAGCAATGGACTAAAAAGCGTCAAGAATTACTAGGTTTTATTTTTCAGGATCATCAGCTTTTGCCCTTTATGTCAATTAAAGACCAACTGTTAATGGTAGCTAAAATGAAAGGCGCTCGGGATAAGAAAGAGATGACAGCAGAAGTCACTCGTCTTCTAGAGGAGTTAGATATTCATAACTGTCAAGATAAATACCCTAGCCATATGTCGGGAGGGCAAAAGCAGAGGGCTGCTATTGCGCGAGCTTTTATTGGGAATCCTAAACTCATCTTAGCTGACGAACCAACAGCCAGTTTAGATCCCCAAAGGGGACAAGATATTGCTAGACTTATCCAAGAGGAAGTAAAAAGCAAGCAAAAAGCTGCGCTGATGGTAACCCATGACCACGCTATTTTAGATTTAGTTGACAAGGTATATGAGCTCAAAAATGGCCAGTTGGTCCAAGCTTAAGTTTTTTAGATGTGATATAATTGGGGAGCAAGGAGGGGGTCATGTTTACCATTTTAGTTGCTGAGGACGATCGCTCACTCAATAAAATTATCACGACTAAGCTTAAGCAGAACCATTTCACAGTTTATCCTGTTTTTAATGGTCAGGAAGCTTTAGATGTCATGGAAGAACATAAGGTCGATTTGGTCATTACGGATATTATGATGCCTGTTTTGGATGGTTATGGCTTATTAAAACTATTAAGGGAAACTGGTAACAAGACACCGGTCTTAATGATTACAGCCAAGTCACAATTTGAGTCTCTAGAAGAAGCTTTTCGCCTAGAAGTCGATGACTATTTGGTCAAGCCGATTCGATTGCCAGAGTTACTCTTACGTGTTCAAGCCTTGCTTCGACGAGCGGGTTTAGAAGCAGAACAAAAATTGGTCTTTGCCCATACACAATTGGACTATGCTCAGTTAACCATGACTGATTTAGTCACACAAACGTCTATCCAATTACCTCCCAAGGAGTTTTATTTGCTCTATAAACTGTTGAGTCGGCCAGAGAAAGTGTTTACGCGGCTTGATTTATTAGATGATATTTGGGGAATGGAAGATGACAAAGATGAACGACTGGTAGATGCCTGTGTGAAAAGGCTTCGGCAGAAATGCAAGGGAAATCCTGATTTTGATATTCTAGCAGTTCGTGGACTTGGTTATAAAGGGAGACTTATAAATGGCAAAAGCTAAACAATTACAGTGGTCTTTGCGGTCTTATTTCGTTGTTTTATTTATTGGGATTCTCTTTGTAACTTGTCTGTCGGGTCTTCTTGTTGTCTATGCTCTAAGAACTGGTTTACAACTTGAAGGGCACTTGCTTTTTTGGATTACGATTTATACCGGTGTTATTCTCATACTTGGTAGTTTTATTATGTGGCAGGGGTCGATTCATCTAACACGTCCTATCCAAGATTTGAATCAGGCTGTTAAAGCAGTAGCTCAAGGGAATTTCGATTATCAGATCGTCCGTAAAACCTATCCTAAGGATACCGCTCCCTATCATAACGAAATTGATCAGCTGTCTCAAAATGTTAATCAGATGGCTCAAGACTTGAAGAATTTGGCGCAACTGCGTCAAGATTTTATTTCGAACGTTTCCCATGAGTTGAAAACGCCAGTGGCTTCTTTGGTGGGGTTGAGTGATTTGCTTGCTGACTCTGATTTGAGTAGGGAAGATCAGGCGGAGCTATTAGCATTGATGCAGTCTGAAACATTGAGACTTAGTCGGCTTTGTGATGATATTTTGAATTTATCACGCTTAGACCGTCAAGACCAGCTTCGCATTGAAAAGGTAAGAGTAGATGAACAAATTAGGCACAGTCTTATTCTCCTAAAAGAAAAGTGGAAAGACAAAGAGATTCAAATTGATTTTCAGCCTCTTTCTATAATGTGGGGAACAGACCCTGATTTAAGTATGCAAATTTGGCTTAACTTACTTGATAATGCTATTAAATACTCTGGAAGGCAAGTTAATCTGACAATTATCATGAAAGAAGAACAAAATGGCCTCTCTCTTGCTTTCCGAGATAAGGGGATAGGTATTGCTTCTGATAAATTACGGTATATCTTTGATCAGTTTTATCAAGCCGACCAATCTCATAGCCAAGAAGGAAGTGGACTTGGCTTAGCTATTGTTAAACGTATTGTGACCTTACTTAAGGGTCAATTGGAAGTATTCAGTCAAGAAGGTGAAGGAACACAAGTCATGCTTTTTTTGCCAAAGCTAGTTGACTAAAAAAGCCCTTAACTTAGTAGTTTGTCTAAGTTAAGGGCTTTTACATGTTGCTATTGTTGGTTAGCAATGGCACTTTTGTCGGGATCATTATGAGCGATACGACTAGCTGCTGCTGCGGCGATAGCACATACGATATCATCTAAGAAGGTGTGACAAGATTTGCCATCTTTGACATTTAAACGAGCAATGATTCCTGGTTTTGTCTTGTCTAAATAGCCATAGTTTGTGAAGCCGATTGAGCCATAAAGGTTCACAATAGACAAGGCCAAAATTTCGTCAATGCCATAGAGACCTTCGTCAGTGTTAAGAATGTCAAGGAGAGGCTGGCTTAACTCACGTTGTTCAGCTAGTTTATCCAGTTCAACGCCTGTGATAATAGCATTTTGCACCTCACGTTTCTTTAATATGGCTGAAACATTTTCTAAACATTCATCAATAGTTAGATTTGGGATGTATTTATTTTGCAGGGACATAACCAATTCTGCTATGTCTTCAAGCATGACCCCACGTGTAGTTAAGAGTTGAGAAGCTACTTCTTTTAATTGTGTATCACTTTTCATTGCAAGTCTCCAATCTTTTTTTCTATTATAACATAGCACTAGGATGTTAATATTTTTACCTCTTTGGTACAGTTATGTCACCAAAAGGTTAAAACAAAAAAGTTAGGCTTAAAAAGACACAAATATGGCAATATAAGCTATAATAGAGTACTGTAGGAAGGAACTCTAATCGTCAGAAAAGATAAAAAAAGATCTTTAGCATAGCCTGACTTTTAAAAGTTGATTGCCTAAAAAAATGATATTTTAAAAGCTTAAAAAATTTGATATATCTGTGTAGAATGGATATCATGAGGTAAAAAATTGTATGGAAAATAAAGTTTTGCAGAAGTATATCTCAAAGAGAATACGACTGCTACGATTGAATAAAGGTTTAACTCAGGAGCAACTGGAAGAAAAAGCTGATCTTGGGACCAATTATGTTTATAAATTGGAAAACCAATCCACTAACGTAAAAGTAAAAACTTTAGAAAAGGTAATGAGGGCACTAGAAGTCGATTTTGAAGAATTTTTTGATATTAGTTTAGTGGAAAAAAATGAAGATTTATCTGAGTTACTAGTGCAAATCAAAGAACTTTCCTCTGGTCAACAAGATAGAGTTATCAAAGCTCTATCTACTTTAGTTGGAGAGATAAAAGGCGAGAAATAGGCCTCAGTCACAATAAATATACCATGAGAAATCATGGTTTTTTTTTATTTATTCCTTTAAGTTAGTTGATATTTAATATTCAGAAAATAACATTTAATTACCTAGTTATGGTAAAATAGAAAAAAGATAGGAGAGAGTTATGGAAAAATTTTGTCAGTCCTGTGCCATGCCTTTGATGCCCCAAAATAGAGATCTCCGTGGCCATAATGCTGATGCAACAAAGTCAGATGAGTACTGTTATCTTTGCTACCTGAATGGGCAATTTACGGAACCTAATATCACCTTCGAGCAAATGGTTGCTAAAGGTAAAGCAGGGATTCAATCAAGCCCAGGAAATCGCTTGGTTAAGTGGTTAGTAATGACAACCTATCCTATTATGCTGAAAAAAACGAAAAGATGGCGTCGATAATTAAATACCTTAATATTCCTACGCATCAGATTCTTTAGTAATAATGCTAAACCAGAAACCATCCAATTCATAGAGAAAACAAGTTCCCATTGTGGGAACTTGTTTTCTTAGAGTTTTCCTGCTATTAAAATATCAGCTGCTATAGTAATTTCTCTTATAGATTCCATTTTAAGCTGCTTGGTATCAACATTAAAAAAGAGTGGGGTCATTTGAGTAAAGTCACTTAAATCTTTTTGGTTAATAGGGTAGGTATGGCTATGATGACTGATTGCATAATGAGGAAAAGCCTGGGCGAAATGTGCGATGACACTTTGGTTAGAATAGTCTTTAGAAGAGATTTGACTAGCAGCAAGCTGACGTAGCTCTTTAAGGTGGTCACTAGCTGTCACGACTTTGATAATTTTCCCTGTGGGTTTTAAGACCCTTTGAAATTCTTGGTAATGGGCAGGAGAAAAAATATCTAGTATAATGTCTACGCTTTGGTCTGCCAAAGGCAATTTGGCTAAGTCACCGACAAACCAAATCACGCGACTTTGGAAATCCTTTTTGGCTGCCAATAGGATAGACTCTTTAGAAAGATCGAAAGCTAAGATTTGACGATTAGGTGTCTGTGCAAGTGCTCGTGCGTAATAGCCCTCACCACAGGCAACGTCTAAAATGGTACCACCTTCGTCTAGCTGTAAATAGTTATTTATGGCTTCTAAAAGATGACGATAATAGCCAGCTTCTAAAATATGGCTACGCCTGATAAAAGATTCTTTGTTGTAGTGAGTATCTTTTTTGACATTGAGTAGAAGATTGGCATAGCCTTGTTTAGCCAAATCAAAGGTGTGCCTTTTGGGACAGATGAGACTGCGACCAGCTAGTTGAAAGTCGTTATGACAGATTGGGCAAATAAAGAGGTCTACGGTCTGTGAAAAAGCAAGCATGAGGTTTCCTTTCGACTTGAATGAAGCTGACTCTATTATACACTATTTCATATTTGTAGGAAGCTATGAGTTATAAGTAAGGTATTAAGCTTTATTGGTTACAAAATGATAGCGTTGAATCACAAAAATAATTGAATTCCATTCCATTCTTGTGAGAGTGCTATATACCTTCTTGATAATCCATTATCAGAGTAAACTAGCTTCCTTGCTTTGAAATTAATTAGGGCATTTTATATAATGAAAATAATTTTAGAGATCATAGTCAGTCTTACTAGATTAATGTGGAAGTAGGATGGCTTAAGTTTCGTAAGCGTTTTCTATATAATGATAATAGCATCTGATAGGAGGACCGATGAACAATAGACAAAAAGATTTAGCTATAACCCTATTGGAACAAAATAGTTTTATGAGTGCTGCTCAATTAGCAAAGACTCATCAGGTTTCTAGTAAGACTATCTATTCAGATTTAAAAGAGCTTCAAGACCTCTTTTTAACTAATGACCTCTTTTTAACTAAAG
Coding sequences:
- a CDS encoding methyltransferase domain-containing protein, with product MLAFSQTVDLFICPICHNDFQLAGRSLICPKRHTFDLAKQGYANLLLNVKKDTHYNKESFIRRSHILEAGYYRHLLEAINNYLQLDEGGTILDVACGEGYYARALAQTPNRQILAFDLSKESILLAAKKDFQSRVIWFVGDLAKLPLADQSVDIILDIFSPAHYQEFQRVLKPTGKIIKVVTASDHLKELRQLAASQISSKDYSNQSVIAHFAQAFPHYAISHHSHTYPINQKDLSDFTQMTPLFFNVDTKQLKMESIREITIAADILIAGKL
- a CDS encoding response regulator transcription factor, whose translation is MFTILVAEDDRSLNKIITTKLKQNHFTVYPVFNGQEALDVMEEHKVDLVITDIMMPVLDGYGLLKLLRETGNKTPVLMITAKSQFESLEEAFRLEVDDYLVKPIRLPELLLRVQALLRRAGLEAEQKLVFAHTQLDYAQLTMTDLVTQTSIQLPPKEFYLLYKLLSRPEKVFTRLDLLDDIWGMEDDKDERLVDACVKRLRQKCKGNPDFDILAVRGLGYKGRLINGKS
- a CDS encoding ABC transporter ATP-binding protein: MALLELEHITKSFQDGDGRRTILNDLSLSIQQNEFVAILGPSGSGKSTLLSIAGLLLSADSGTITIAGQDLSHLKQQQWTKKRQELLGFIFQDHQLLPFMSIKDQLLMVAKMKGARDKKEMTAEVTRLLEELDIHNCQDKYPSHMSGGQKQRAAIARAFIGNPKLILADEPTASLDPQRGQDIARLIQEEVKSKQKAALMVTHDHAILDLVDKVYELKNGQLVQA
- a CDS encoding HAMP domain-containing sensor histidine kinase → MAKAKQLQWSLRSYFVVLFIGILFVTCLSGLLVVYALRTGLQLEGHLLFWITIYTGVILILGSFIMWQGSIHLTRPIQDLNQAVKAVAQGNFDYQIVRKTYPKDTAPYHNEIDQLSQNVNQMAQDLKNLAQLRQDFISNVSHELKTPVASLVGLSDLLADSDLSREDQAELLALMQSETLRLSRLCDDILNLSRLDRQDQLRIEKVRVDEQIRHSLILLKEKWKDKEIQIDFQPLSIMWGTDPDLSMQIWLNLLDNAIKYSGRQVNLTIIMKEEQNGLSLAFRDKGIGIASDKLRYIFDQFYQADQSHSQEGSGLGLAIVKRIVTLLKGQLEVFSQEGEGTQVMLFLPKLVD
- a CDS encoding glycerol dehydrogenase, with product MKIFASPSRYIQGKNALFENHKVILKLGTKPILLCDDTVYQIIGKDFEDYLHRQGILADRVHFNGEASDNEIKRVVAIAEEQNNDLIIGLGGGKTIDSAKAISDELGVPVVIAPTVASTDAPTSALSVIYTDEGAFEKYIFYAKNPDLVIVDTQVICQAPKRLLASGIADGLATWVEARAVLQKNGETMAGGHQSLAGIAIAKACEETLFADGLQAMASCEQKIVTKALDNVVEANTLLSGLGFESAGLAAAHAIHNGFTALEGDIHHLTHGEKVAYGTLTQLFLENRPKEEINKYIYFYQAIGMPTSLKELHLDNASYEDLLKVGQQATIAGETIHQMPFDITAEDVAAALLAVDAYVKNLTR
- a CDS encoding glycyl radical protein, with protein sequence MTDLKQSYFGTLTDRMNNYREAVLTKKPYIDAERAILVTESYQKHMDKPANLKRAYMLQNILENMSIYIEDDSLIAGNQASSNKDAPIFPEYTLDFVIKELDLFEKRDGDVFYITEETKEQLRAIAPFWENNNLRARAGVLLPKEVDVYMETGFFGMEGKMNSGDAHLAVNYQKLLEEGLIGFEKRARDAKATLDLTVPENIYKYHFYDSVFIVIDAVKTYAKRYADLARQLAQKADDVRKEELLEIARICDKVPYQPAETFAEAVQSVWFIQCILQIESNGHSLSYGRFDQYMYPYVKADLEAGRETEASIVERLTNLWIKTLTINKVRSQSHTFSSAGSPLYQNVTIGGQTRDKKDAVNPLSYMVLRSVAQTKLPQPNLTVRYHKGLDKSFMNDCIEVMKLGFGMPAFNNDEIIIPSFIKKGVLEDDAYDYSAIGCVETAVPGKWGYRCTGMSYINFPKILLITMNDGIDPSSGKRFAKGHGHFKEMTSYKELKEAFDETLREITRMSVIVENAIDLGLEAEVPDILCSALTDDCIGRGKTLKEGGAVYDFISGLQVGIANLSDSLAALKKLVFEENKLSTEELWHALETDFAGDRGEEIRQMLINDAPKYGNDDDYADQLVVEAYDTYIDEIAKYPNTRYNRGPIGGIRYSGTSSISANVGQGKGTLATPDGRHAGTPLAEGCSPEHSMDKKGPTSVLKSVSKLPTEEIVGGVLLNQKVNPQTLAKEEDKMKLEALLRTFFNRLHGYHIQYNVVSRETLIDAQKNPEKHRDLIVRVAGYSAFFNVLSKATQDDIIERTEHTL
- a CDS encoding phosphatidylglycerophosphatase A — encoded protein: MKSDTQLKEVASQLLTTRGVMLEDIAELVMSLQNKYIPNLTIDECLENVSAILKKREVQNAIITGVELDKLAEQRELSQPLLDILNTDEGLYGIDEILALSIVNLYGSIGFTNYGYLDKTKPGIIARLNVKDGKSCHTFLDDIVCAIAAAAASRIAHNDPDKSAIANQQ
- a CDS encoding fructose-6-phosphate aldolase: MEYMLDTLNLDEIKKWSRILPLAGVTSNPTIAKKEGAIDFFERIREVRAIVGDEASIHVQVVAQDYDGILKDAEEIRKQCGESIYVKVPVTKEGLAAIKTLKAEGYHITATAIYTTFQGLLAIAAGADYLAPYYNRMENLNIDPAVVIGQLAEAIDRDFSESKILAASFKNVSQINQAFAQGAQAITAGPDVFEAGFAMPSIQKAVDDFGKDWSDNYGKDMI
- a CDS encoding zinc ribbon domain-containing protein → MEKFCQSCAMPLMPQNRDLRGHNADATKSDEYCYLCYLNGQFTEPNITFEQMVAKGKAGIQSSPGNRLVKWLVMTTYPIMLKKTKRWRR
- a CDS encoding ABC transporter permease, producing MKVAWKELTYQPKKYLLIEFLIVIMIFMVVFLTGLTNGLGRAVSAQIENYGKVNYLLSEDSEDIISFSHFSDQTLKEIKDQNKQKVAGLAIQRASLKKSLNSDTIDVTYFVVEDGSLVNPEVISGHKLSASKNQVILDQSFKSHDIKLGDKLLDSSSKHSLEVVGFAKDAMYGHSAVAFMRPQTFASLKKESMPGYKWQPQAFISQETFKTKDLPKQVTQLGQKALIEKIPGYQAEHLTLTMITWVLLVASSAILGVFFYILTLQKLKQFGVLKAIGMSMSQISLIQMGQITMLSLLGVGIGIGLATCLAQVLPASMPFYLKWDHVLLVAISFILISMICGALSLLKVRKVDPLEVIGGNGE
- a CDS encoding helix-turn-helix domain-containing protein, producing MENKVLQKYISKRIRLLRLNKGLTQEQLEEKADLGTNYVYKLENQSTNVKVKTLEKVMRALEVDFEEFFDISLVEKNEDLSELLVQIKELSSGQQDRVIKALSTLVGEIKGEK